The genomic DNA TTTCTTTTAATTAGCTCTAATTTTGAAGAATGCTGAAATTGGCATCCTCACGTGAGGATGTCAATTTTGCGATCGCAACTTGTTACGGCATTGTTCGCCCTGATTTATACTATCTTTTGCAGAAGTAAGTATTGCTAGCGAGCTAAAGATGTCCCAGCGAAAACTGGGTACTACGCAGGTTCTCAAATAGCTGCGCTACTTTGTCTAAATCTTTATCCCCAGGCGATCGCTCCACGCCACTGGACAAATCAATTCCACTAGGAGACACTATCCTCAGCGCCTCTGGGATGTTTTCTGGCGTCAACCCACCCGCCAGGAACCAAGGACATCTAGGATTAAACTGTTGCAGAGTTGTCCAGTCGAGGGTTTTGCCCGTCCCGCCTAACATTTGGGGATGGTAGGCGTCAAGTAACAGAGTATCAACACAGGTTGTATAAACATCTGCTAGAGCTAAATCTTCAGGCGTCTTTACTCGCAACGCTTTAATAATTTCCACACCTAGCACAGACTGGCGCAACTGCTGGCAAAAATGTAGCGATTCTAGCCCATGTAATTGCACGCCTGTCAACCCCGCGATCGCTACTGTTTGAGAAATTTCCTCTTCAGTTGTGTTAGCAAATACGCCAATTTTGTCAACAGTAGCGGGCAGTTGTTCTACAATTGCGCGGATTTGTGATGGAGTCACGTAACGAGGGCTTTGGGGGACGCAGATAAATCCCAGTGCGGTTGCGCCTGATGTAGCGATCGCTCTTCCCTGCGCCGCTTTCGTAATCCCACAAATTTTGATCCGCATTCAAATTTCCTAAATTTGTATCAAAAATTTATATAACTGTTAACTCTTAAAACAAATTCTGGCTCTTTGCTAAGAGATTTATATAATCTTTCTTGATTCTAGATGTCTATAAAAGCAGGAGACCGCAACTTGATTAACTTAACCTTACTTGCCGCCGTACAGTCTACGGTTCCCCCTACACCAGGTTGGACTCCTACTATAGGGCTGATAATGATTCTTTGCAACCTGCTTGCCATTGCCATCGGTCGCTTTGCCATTCAGCAGCCTGGGGTTGGCCCAGATCTTCCCGCTGACAAGCCAGCACTGTTCCGCAAGTTTGGCATCCCCGAATTGCTGGCAACAATGAGCTTTGGTCATATCATTGGAACTGGCGTTATCTTGGGGCTAACCAACGCGGGTGTTATTTAGAAAATTCCCCCCTTGTTTGGCTGAAAAACACGCCCACCTCATCCACAAGGAAGAATAAGAGTTTGTTGGTTGGGTCTTATAATCCCTACCATACTAATTTTATCGATGCAGGAGAAAAGAAGTTGATTGACTTAAGTTTACTTGTGGCAGCACTGCCGAGTACTCCCCAACTACCCGAGTGGAGTCCAGGTGTAGGGATAATCATGACTGTTTTCAACATTATTGGCTTGATCGTCGCCCGTTATGCTGTCCAAAAGCCAGGAGTTGGCCCCAAAATGCCTTTTCCCATACCTGGTCTGTCGGGGAAAAACTTTAGCTTGTCTCAATTTTTAGCGGGTCTGAGTTTTGGGCACATACTAGGAGTCGGGACTGTCTTGGGGCTGACCAATACTGGCCTCCTTTAGTCGATTTTGAATTTTGCTTTAATCGGGCTTTAGACTTTAGACTTTAGACAGGTCTAGAGTCTAGAGTCCATCGTTTAAGGTGGTAAGTGGAGGTTGTTTTTAGGGAAATTGGATGCAGGCAGGTTGGCGAATTGGATCTTTATTTGGAATTCCGCTGTTTATAAATCCTTCGTGGTTTTTTATATTAACTTTTGTAACGCTTGCAAATGCTTGGGATTTTTATCCAGACTGGGGGTTGATTGCGGCTGGAAGTGCGGGGCTGGCGATCGCATTATTGATGTTTGGCTCGCTATTGCTGCACGAATTGGGTCACAGTTTAGCAGCGCGATCGCAGGGAATCGGGGTTAACTCGATTACTCTATTTCTGTTTGGTGGAATTGCATCTATAGAACAAGAATCAAAAACCCCAGGCGAAGCTTTTAAAGTTGCCGTTGCTGGGCCTGCCGTAAGCATAGCGCTGTGGTCTTTATTTTATCTGCTGGCGACTGTAATACCAGCATCAACGCCAGCACGAGCCATAGTTTTACAGTTGGGCACGATCAACTTAGTCGTAGCCTTATTTAACTTAATTCCCGGACTGCCCCTAGATGGGGGACAAATTTTGAAAGCAGCGGTGTGGAAGCTGACTGGAAACCGCTATGACGGCGTGCGGTGGGCAGCAAAAACCGGACAAATTTTGGGCGGAGGAGCGATCGCGCTGGGTTTGGCAGTTGCTTGGCTACAGGATCAGTGGTTTAGTGGCTTGTGGATTGGCGCCCTCGGCTGGTTTGCTTTCCGCAACGCCAGTACCTACAACCGCATAACTAATCTCCAAGAAGCACTGTTGCAACTGGCGGCGTCAGATGCAATGACAAGGGAATTTAGAGTTGTGGATGCAAACCAAACACTGCGCCAGTTTGCCGACGAGTATATTTTGGCAAGTACGGGGGCGGACTGCCCCTACTATGCAGCATCTGACGGACGTTATCGGGGACAGGTGTTTGTCGAAGATTTACAGGTTGTAGAGCGCAGCCAGTGGGACATCCAAACCGTTGAAAGTATAGCGCGATCGCTCAATGACATTCTCAGCGTGCAAGAGAAGACGCCTCTAGTTGAAGTAATTAATTACCTAGAAACACAACAATTACAGCGCGTCACCGTGCTATCACCAGCGGGGACGGTGGCGGGTGTAATCGACCGGGGGGACGTTGTACGTGCTTTGGCGTCCAAAATTAATTTAAATATTGCTGATACGGAAATTAAGCGGATTAAAGCTGAGGGGACTTATCCACCTTCTTTGCAACTAGACGCGATCGCTAAAGCAACAACTGTGTAGGAAGGAAAAAGCAAGAAGTTTTCTTAATTACTCTTTCTTTTGCCTTTTTACTTTTTACTTTTTACTGTGATAGCTTGCCACTCGTCTTCAGATAAAGGTTGCATTACCAACTCGACGCCAAAACAATTAGCCGCAGCGGAAGTCAAAGCGTCTACAACAGTATGAATTAACGCATCTCCACGTTGGGATATGGGTAACTTTACTGGTAACAGTTCTTCACCAAATACCTGAGTAAATAGCTGGGTATCTGGTTGCAAACGCATCGAGCCATGCTGCAAAATAGCGTTACCTCGTCGCAGTTGGGCGCTACCAATAAACTTGCGACCATCAGATGAGACTAAATCTGCACCAGTAGCAGTACCAAAACAACTGGGGTTGTGGATGTAATTGCGCCCGGAGTCGCCGTAGTGTAATTCTAAGCCGAGCGATCGCCACCCTTGAATTAAAAACTCGCAAATATCCTGATAAGCCTGAATGCGACTTCCCTTCAACCCAGACATTACCACCGCGTAAGTAAGATCTCCCTGGTGTAAAACCGCACGTCCACCAGTCGGACGCCGTACCAAATCCAAAGGCAAAATTTGCCAAAATTCCGGCGATCGCTGTTGATGATAACCCAGCGATATCGCCGCCGGACGCCAAGTATAAAACCGCAAAGCTGGCGGATGCAAACCCTGGCGGTGCTGTTCTAGCAACCACTCATCGATAGCCATCTGCACCCTTCCCGAAGCTTGAACTAGGGGAATCAAACGCCAAATAGATGCATGCATTAAGAGATGGTAACAACGCACCAGGTAGCGGGGGGAATCGCACAGGTAGCAGAGTCAAAACCTACACTCTGCGTACCTTTGCCTTTAAAAAACTAAAGTAGAGGGGGAAGAGTAGCGAGCGATCGCCTATTGTCCAAATTCAGCTTGTAGAGTTTCATCGTTATTATCAGCAATAGTCGCCACAATAGTCATGATGCGGGAAATTTCGCCAGCAGAAAGTTCTGCTAAGGTGCGAGTAGATAGCACCATTACCTGGTTGTTGATGATGCAGAAACGAGATTCTAGAGTTTGAGTACCGTTCATTTCTAGAAGCTTCCGCATTAATTGCGGCTCATTCTTTGCAGGTAGTTGCAGAACAAACGACCAAACAGTTAGGGTGTCGTCATCGGTCAAACCAGTGAGTTGTACAAAAACCTCTACACTACCGTATTTAAACTTCCACAGATGACCGCTATCGGTTTGACTAACCATCGCGCTATCATCCTTATCCATACCAGCGATGACAGTTTGAATTACATCTATGTAGTTCCTGCTGGTTGCTTCTTCGATAAGGTCGTTGACTTGTTCTTCGCTTAAG from Microcoleus sp. FACHB-831 includes the following:
- a CDS encoding YbjN domain-containing protein yields the protein MTTQQEYSETTSTLSEEQVNDLIEEATSRNYIDVIQTVIAGMDKDDSAMVSQTDSGHLWKFKYGSVEVFVQLTGLTDDDTLTVWSFVLQLPAKNEPQLMRKLLEMNGTQTLESRFCIINNQVMVLSTRTLAELSAGEISRIMTIVATIADNNDETLQAEFGQ
- a CDS encoding phosphoribosylanthranilate isomerase encodes the protein MRIKICGITKAAQGRAIATSGATALGFICVPQSPRYVTPSQIRAIVEQLPATVDKIGVFANTTEEEISQTVAIAGLTGVQLHGLESLHFCQQLRQSVLGVEIIKALRVKTPEDLALADVYTTCVDTLLLDAYHPQMLGGTGKTLDWTTLQQFNPRCPWFLAGGLTPENIPEALRIVSPSGIDLSSGVERSPGDKDLDKVAQLFENLRSTQFSLGHL
- a CDS encoding site-2 protease family protein, with amino-acid sequence MQAGWRIGSLFGIPLFINPSWFFILTFVTLANAWDFYPDWGLIAAGSAGLAIALLMFGSLLLHELGHSLAARSQGIGVNSITLFLFGGIASIEQESKTPGEAFKVAVAGPAVSIALWSLFYLLATVIPASTPARAIVLQLGTINLVVALFNLIPGLPLDGGQILKAAVWKLTGNRYDGVRWAAKTGQILGGGAIALGLAVAWLQDQWFSGLWIGALGWFAFRNASTYNRITNLQEALLQLAASDAMTREFRVVDANQTLRQFADEYILASTGADCPYYAASDGRYRGQVFVEDLQVVERSQWDIQTVESIARSLNDILSVQEKTPLVEVINYLETQQLQRVTVLSPAGTVAGVIDRGDVVRALASKINLNIADTEIKRIKAEGTYPPSLQLDAIAKATTV
- the psaK gene encoding photosystem I reaction center subunit PsaK, which codes for MIDLSLLVAALPSTPQLPEWSPGVGIIMTVFNIIGLIVARYAVQKPGVGPKMPFPIPGLSGKNFSLSQFLAGLSFGHILGVGTVLGLTNTGLL
- a CDS encoding biotin/lipoate A/B protein ligase family protein, which produces MHASIWRLIPLVQASGRVQMAIDEWLLEQHRQGLHPPALRFYTWRPAAISLGYHQQRSPEFWQILPLDLVRRPTGGRAVLHQGDLTYAVVMSGLKGSRIQAYQDICEFLIQGWRSLGLELHYGDSGRNYIHNPSCFGTATGADLVSSDGRKFIGSAQLRRGNAILQHGSMRLQPDTQLFTQVFGEELLPVKLPISQRGDALIHTVVDALTSAAANCFGVELVMQPLSEDEWQAITVKSKK
- the psaK gene encoding photosystem I reaction center subunit PsaK, yielding MSIKAGDRNLINLTLLAAVQSTVPPTPGWTPTIGLIMILCNLLAIAIGRFAIQQPGVGPDLPADKPALFRKFGIPELLATMSFGHIIGTGVILGLTNAGVI